The DNA segment TTCATAAACATCTGAAAAAGAACACATACCTGAAATGGAGCAGAGATCCTCTGAGTAACTTGAGATTCTGGATTCGACTCCGGAAAGCTGCCACAAAGTAATAATAACCAaatgtcattattattagtatttgggtggtatatgttttatatatgctgtatatttaataaacttgTACAATACATATTACGTAAAAATATCATGCAATTTATGAATAACATTTTTTCTcacattataatttttgttattgttattttacctTCAATGTTGGAAATGTACAgcaaaaaatcccttttatgTCCACTGCTAAAACACACTTTTTCACTTCTCACTCTTTATTGACCATCAACAGAAAGATGTTTATGTTGCAAAATGTCACTTGACCATTTTAGTCTTCTTGTTCTTTGTTTTGACATCAGCTGTCACACCTCTTAACCATAGGAGGTGTCACCCTAACCTGGTAAACTGGTTTATCACACATGGTTCTCATTCCACTATATAATGAATGTGTCGGTACAGTTTCATTGAAACTAGATGTTGCCTGAAGAGTTTGAGCTCTACAGCCAGAGAGTTTTAGCATGTCTCGGAGCAGTACAGCAGGCCAAAGCCGATACAGCACTCTGGAGAAACCCAGAAAGTCGGGAACCTATGGCAGATACACCACTTCCAGACCTAGCAGCCTGAACAGCAACAGAGACGTGTTGTGTGATTTCTGTCTGGCTAGGAAGAATAAAGCAGAGAAGTCATGCCTGACATGCTTAACATCACTGTGTGAAACTCATCTTCAGGCGCATTATGAGTATCCCGCTCTCATGAAACACAAGCTGGTGGCGGCAACGGGGCATCTCCGCGAGAAGATCTGTGCAGAACATGATAAACTTTTCGAGGTTTTCTGCCGTTCCGACcaagcgtgtgtttgtgttttgtgcatCATGGAggaacacaaaaaacatgatattgTTTCAGCTGCAGCCGAAAGGACTGAAAAGCAGGTAAGATTATTATTAGAGATGCTATTGCTTGTGTTTACTGCAACTTACTTGTCATGAAGACCTGTTACATTCAAGCTGCAATGCCCAATTTGACCTCTATTTCACCATCTCTgttaaaattgcaggttactttacggaTTTATCTTTACATGTGTTGAAATCAAAAGACATCAAACTGAATTTCCCTCAAAATTTTAGCCAACTCAATATTGTCAGCAAATCGGGTTAGATAAGTTCAACCTGAACTCacgggaatttgtaactattttacgaggtggctaagtTTTTacgatgtgaatcgtacaaaaacatacGATCATTAGAAAAATGCAATACTTAAGctcctcccctaaccccacccttAAAATGAACCGTAACTGATGCCAAAGCAAATCGAACTTAAACGTACAAATAAGCTCCTATGAAATCGTACAAATAGTCACCTCGTACGAATTCTGTGAGATGTGTTGGATAGTTCaacgtgattttttttaatacattttttcctTTGAACTAAAAAGCTACAAATTGCAGCTTTATCGATTGAGTCGTATTCAGTGATGTTGGCCCTAGTTACCAAGTCACtaaacttttttattgttttcaaatATTACTGTAACAAAATCTGTGCAATGTCTCACTTCAAGTGTACCATCTTTTCAATAGAAAGAGCTTGGGGCCAAACTGATGTCATCACAGCAAAAAATTGAGGAAAAAGTGAAGAAATGGCAAAATCTCAGTCAAGCAGTGACATCCTTAAAAGTAAGGGTTTGAAAAACATGACTTGTGTTTTCCCAGGTTACATATAATACATTGCTCCAGATGCACTGTAATGGACAGGCTTCTTGTCAGTGACCCACATAGGCCTAgtaaattcaataaaaatagtaaattcaaGATTGCTCAGCTGTTGCTAGGGGCTTAACTCACAACAAGCTGTAATCCCCAATCATTTTCAAACTGTGAACAATTGTAAAGTATAGACGTTACACATAACTTCAAATTTTCACTGAACAGTAGATAGCTGATGACACATATTACCTCATCGGCTCTTTACAACAATGACGGTTTGTTAAAACAGCTGTTAATGACAGACGCATAAAAGCCCACTGAACTGAATGGCTAACaatgacagttcacccaaaaataacactctttcatcatttactcgccctcatgtcattccaaacctgtatgactttctttattctgcaggacacaaaataatatattttaaagagcaTTGGtactaaccaaacaacattggcccccttggcttccattgtatggcatcaaaaccgctgagacatttcacaaaatatcttattttgtgttccacgtgAGGGTGCTATCCCCTCGATTTCTCAAAACCAATCCTTGATGTTATTACATGACTTGTATCTGATAAATATAGTGCAAAAGACAAAACTTCATCAGTATAACGTACACGTTTCTTCCCATAGCAATCTTCTCAGAGTGTGCTGGATGAAAATGAGCGGATTTTCGCTGAGCTGTTGCGTGCTCTCGAGAGGAGGTATACAGACGTGAAGGAGATGATCCGAGCCCGGGAAACACTTCTAGTGTCACATGCAGAGAGACACAAGGACAGACTGGAGGAGGAGATTACACTGCTgaggaaaaaacacaatgatCTGGAGCAGCTGTCCCACTCTGATGATCACATCCATTTCTTACAGGTTGAGATCAGTGTTCAATAGCTTTGTGACCCGTAAATCTGCACGTGTTTGCAACAGTTACGTCATGATACAAATAACATCTCTGCTCTCATTCTCCCCAGAGCTGGCAGTCTCTCTCTGCTCCTACTGGATATGAAGATTTGTCCAAGGTGACATTAGCTCCACACCACACTTTTGACAATGCAAAGAAGGCCATTGCTGAACTTAAAGCGCAACTGGAAGACATAAGCAAAGAAGAACTGAACAAAATCTCTTCAGCAGGTGAACAAACCTTTATAtttcaaacaataaataatgcaGTTAATTAACAATCGACAGTTTGTATTAATGGATTTGGTTTTCATTCACAGTTAAGGAGGTTCAAATTCTACAGACTGGGGAGCCACTTAAAAGGGAGGAGTTCCTAGAAAGTAAGTTATTTCAATACGTAGCAACCACAAATAAAACCTTGAAATACCACAAACATTTTCCATCTTCAACCTACAAACCTGCCTTAAAACCTGCCTTAAATTTTGAAGTTagatcaaattggctttacaagttgCTTGAATTTCAATGATATTAAACTGACTTAAATCtagtttatttatgtatatgtatatgtatatgtactgtatatacactgcCAATTTTAGAACacgtatttattcatattttagaaatataaCAGTAAGCTTGTAAAACTGTACAATAACACAACTGGAACTATGAGAATTATGttgcaacaaaaaaatctaaacaaataaaacttatTATAATTGATCATCTTCAGTGCAGAAatgttcaaatacatttttattaaataaagttttagattgtaatgaaaaaagtaaaaaaaaaacggtagtgtaaatatataaaaccataGATTTTCCAAAACAGTGCACCCCAGTAAGTTTTAACTAGTCATCAATAGACCCTAAAACAACCTTTTCCTCCAGATTTCTGCCAGCTTTCACTAGATGCCTCAACAGCTCACCCAAACCTGCACCTGTCTGAGAGAAACAGAGTGGTACAGATGAGTAATGACGCAATGTCGTATCCTGAGCACCCTGATCGCTTCGACACCTGGCAGCAGGTTCTCTGTAAGGAAGGTCTGGCCGGTGGTCGCTACTACTGGGAAGTGGATTGGACTGGCTCAGAAATAGATATTGCTTTGACTTACAAGGGCATTCAGAGGAAAGGCAATGATAATGTTGGCAGCTTTGGATGGAATGACATGTCGTGGAGTTTGTACTGCTCTGAATCTAAGTTCTCCTTTGTACACAACAGCAAAAGCACAACTCTATCTGTCCCCAAATCCTCCAGGATAGGAGTGTATTTAGACTACGGGACTGGAACTGTGGCTTTTTATAGTGTGAATGACAATATGAAACTTCTTCACACGGTTCATGTTAAGTTTACTGAGCCCGTCTATCCTGGGTTTGGAATCTGGGGATATGGAACTGCTGTAAGACTGTAAATAAGTTACTAAGTGTCTATAAACGCCATAGAGAGGTTGATCAGGATGTCAGTAATGGTCTTCTTTTATTTGAGTTTAGTCAGAACAGGATGTCAACATACATGCATAATCATGTCATTATATTATTTCTCATGTCCACCAAGTTCTAAAACGTTGTAACTTTTATTTTCAGTGAGCTACAGTACATGTGGCAGAATGAGTTTACATCTTCTACAGATACAAAATAACACACATCTTATGTGATAATAAATGATGCTTAATTAATATCATTAAACTACTGTTACATTTTATTGGTTTTGATTTTCCTAACAAAGTCCAGATGTGGAACGTGCATGCcaaatctcaccactagatggagCAATTCGAACTTTTTCAAGGTTGAAGATTTGTTCATTGACATATATTTATAGAGTGAGAAAACAATTTCACAATAGTCAATAtctacatttgttttatatatctAGACTACATTTGATCTGTTTTGTTTGGCTTATGCATAACCCATCTTCTTTTCACATATTCTTTTCAAGGAatatcatttttatcatttgtcaGCACAAAACTATCAGCCGGTTAAGTCAGTatttcaaaagaacaaagacattgatgaagaaacacacacaaacatcaacatTGATTAGATTTGCTAGTATCCAGTAATGGACGGACATACAGACTCAGCAATACTAAAACTGAGTAAGGGGGCTTTTCTTTAGATTGCTTGTGGGGAattaataataaactaaatCATAAATTGTGTCTGTATTAGGTAAGGCATGATATGCATATTTTTCTGTCCAAGTGcattaaatgcttttaaaataatttgataaATTCATGACATTTATCACTTTATTCACATAAACCTGTTTagacattcattcaaataataaaatgaagtaGGCCCAATAGAATATAGGATGTGTAGTATTCTTTAGGCTATTCTTTAAGAGTGCTTTATGTACACAGTGCAAGATGAAAAACAAGGACTAAGTAACCTGTTGCCCTCAGTTAATCATCagtcaataaaacacaaaaagattGTTGGAGACTATTTTGAAAATATGACCCACTCTGTCAAGATAAAAACGTGCTTATGAGAATAGATAAACCACTTTTAGCATAACAGCAGGTCATCTAATCATGCAGCTGTGAACCTCAGAATGTACAAAAACCTTAACAGATGGGTTAAAAATTATGCTTTTTTAGATATTGGTTGTAGAAtatattgaattaaaaaaagatgAGATCACAGTGCTCCTGTTTGGGTAATTCCAAGCAAAAGTCAACCttaccataaaaaataaagtttaaaagaGGTTTCATACTGATGGCAAAGATGTCAACATTTAGTGGTTTAAATACTCATGTGAAGTCTTTCTCAACGTTTTAAAAtaatggatttttatttttaaagcatgattttccatagtcagaTAAGTGAAGCTTTCAAAATTGACACATCCATAATCATGGCCATATCCCTCATAAATGGATACAtgaactattttatgttctataaagatccatcccttctccatttgttgtgtattattgctgtttgtgcattttaattcacagaaatcctacaaagtatgtggttttgtcacatccataatccagtttattttcctttttttaaaatagaaaaatgcatgcgtagactgatatttttgtaATGTCTACACTCTATTTACAGGGGTTTAGGAAAAttacagatggttcaatatattggtaaaacaaatacataatcTGAGagtttatgtcacatccataacgctgaaATTGTCTTTTGCATTACTCTCTATTTAAGTATAACattttccatgataaataacaGTGTATCATCAGCAATGCATGCGGTAACAATTTGGGTCAaaagattaatttaaaaaaagcacaTGAATTAATTTGAGTATCTTTTAATGTTCAATGCCCCCCCCTCTGTTTTACTGACAGTATGTTCTGGAGCTGAACTTGATGATCTATGTTATCACAGCATGATTTGAGTTTGTTCCAAAGAGCATCTTGTTTTTCAGTGGAAGCAGGTAAATCTGCCCTCCTATTTGAAGAGTCAACACGGTCAATGTCACAAATTTGTTTACACTTGATTAAGGACCTAGAAATAGAGcagaatttaaaatatttattcttcCTTGTAGAATACTTTCCTCTGAAATGTTGAAACGTTCTATTTATCTCcaggttttaaataaataaataaacaaaccccAGATGTTCCATGCAATGTTTGGACCCCACTtacatacacaacatataagAGAGAAAAATCTATTTATATCCATGCATAAATTGTTTCTCAATAGACatcaatgacatttttattaaaaggtCTCCTGCATCTTGAATATTTTtcctgagaaaacacaaaactcacaaattgagaccaacaatgtcacaaagtCTGCCATCAAAGTCAAGATTTTAGTGTGTATTTCGCATCAAATTTAGGCTACTCAAATTGCTTATTTTCAATCGAAAATATACAAGCAACCATATGAAAACTAGTCATTTTACTTGTTTCATTACACATGTACTGTTATCACACACGATATTTATCAACTGCCCAATGAATTATCACCTACTTTATTCCGATTATTTTAAGCAAGTGCGTCATATGATGACATGGGCTATCCCAACTTATCTCTTCAAGCTTTCACATAACGCACAGTGTGTGATGTACTACAAACGTATAACGTACAGTAATAGTACAGTAGCCTTGTCGATCAAGAGAGACACCATCATGATGTAGGACCGTGAAACCGTGTGTCTGGAGGCGGAGCTGAGGAACAGCTGGACTGTTTTAAGTTTGCATTCACTCCACACGGCGGGACACGAGATCAGACAGAGACCCTGCAAATCTCTCCTTTAGTGATCAAGCCCGACAGCGAAGAGAAACTACAAAACGGAGATACTCAAAAGTCGCGGATTCTTCGTCGTTTGAGAAGTAACGCTACAGCTTATTGCGGATAGATTGTAACGCGTCTTTCATCGATCCGCGGACTGTCTGTGGATTTTACAAAGGTGACGGAGACTCGTCTGCAGGACCATCAACGAGGGGAAGGTGAGATACGGTCGCAATCTTTTTGATACACGTAAGTTACGGCTTCAACTTCACTCGGCCATTTTGCCGTGTTACTAAAAGGACAAAATTCTGCATGCGCTCGAGACCGACGCGACGCTTTTACAGTGTTTCAGTAATACTCCTGCAACTCCTGCTTTAGATTTGTCCTCGTTGTAAATGTTATTCCGTGTTCCTCGCAGGTATATGATGTATAAAATGAGTGGCTGTGAAGAGAGTATAAATGCACATTGATGAGCAGAGGGACGCGGGCTGGAGAAGGAGAAAGAAGCGGACGCTGTAGAGGATCAAGTGTCGGAGATGTCTCTGTGGATGATCTTACCCGTCAGCCTCCCAGCTCTCACCATCACTGGAATATGGGTCGTGTGAGTCTCTCTTTACTTCATGCTGCttttaaaaagtatgatttgtaAAGCAAAACAGGGACGAAAGGTACAGCTGTCATGAACACTGGGATTACATTATTTCAGAGGCTTATTGCTGTGAATATGGAGTTGAGTAGTCTGGTTTCAGAATTCCATAATAACCACAAATGTACCATTGTATATAACAGGAACCATAGTTTACCATGATATTTGttggaaaaaacatgtttaattcaACTCTATTACTATATAGTTTTATTATATCAACAATAGCCATAGTAATTTTCATAAAAGATGCTCTCTTCATACCAAGAGAAGTCTGTTATGTCCCTGGAATAACGTTTTGGAACATGAGCATTACAATTTTCAATGTTAATCTTTATATCTCAAGGTTAATGTttataaaagcattatagcaGCTGAAATACAGCCCTGATGCCTTTATCTTCAAAAATGACAGCCATATTCCTACTCACTGGGGAGTGGGCTATTTTATAGACCCACTACACATTTGCCCATAGTTGACTCGTCTTAACTTGCCTGAAAATGACGGAGACTTTGAGGTCAATATTATTAACGTGTTCATAGCAGAGTAATAAAGAGAGATGTCATGATGTTCTGGAAGAGAGCTATGCATGAgcgaccttaaagggatagttcacccaaaaataacaattctgtcatcatttactcaccttcaagttttTCCGAATctgaataaatttctttgttaagatggacacagagaaagatattttgaagaatgtaggacagcaaacagttctggggcacttttgactaccattgtcatttttcctatatggtagtcaatggggtccaagaactgttaggTTACAAgaatttgtccaaatatctttctccgtgttcaaccaaacaaagacatttatacagattttgaacaactagagagtgagtaattcatgacagaattttcattttggggtgaactatcactttaatgcctTTGAATAGAGTGAAAAATTAGCCAGAATCATATTTAAGACGTCAGGGTGAAGGATCTCGGCTCCAGGTTGGATCAGTGTTGTTGGAAGTCTCAGCAATATGAgatgtttttgcattttcacTTTCTTAGAGGTTGACCTGTTTCATGTCCCTTCCTTCCTGTGCAATGCTTCCATTTCTACAGTGAGCTGAAGGTCCTCTTCCTCTCTTGTAGAACGCTGAGAGTAAAGTGACTGAGGTGGTTACAAAAACCCTGTGTGAGGATAGGACAGCATCAGTGACTTCTCATTTACTATGCCAgagggagaaagggagagaaagtGTTT comes from the Triplophysa rosa linkage group LG9, Trosa_1v2, whole genome shotgun sequence genome and includes:
- the ftr14l gene encoding tripartite motif-containing protein 16, with protein sequence MSRSSTAGQSRYSTLEKPRKSGTYGRYTTSRPSSLNSNRDVLCDFCLARKNKAEKSCLTCLTSLCETHLQAHYEYPALMKHKLVAATGHLREKICAEHDKLFEVFCRSDQACVCVLCIMEEHKKHDIVSAAAERTEKQKELGAKLMSSQQKIEEKVKKWQNLSQAVTSLKQSSQSVLDENERIFAELLRALERRYTDVKEMIRARETLLVSHAERHKDRLEEEITLLRKKHNDLEQLSHSDDHIHFLQSWQSLSAPTGYEDLSKVTLAPHHTFDNAKKAIAELKAQLEDISKEELNKISSAVKEVQILQTGEPLKREEFLENFCQLSLDASTAHPNLHLSERNRVVQMSNDAMSYPEHPDRFDTWQQVLCKEGLAGGRYYWEVDWTGSEIDIALTYKGIQRKGNDNVGSFGWNDMSWSLYCSESKFSFVHNSKSTTLSVPKSSRIGVYLDYGTGTVAFYSVNDNMKLLHTVHVKFTEPVYPGFGIWGYGTAVRL